The following coding sequences are from one Ancylobacter sp. TS-1 window:
- a CDS encoding phage holin family protein codes for MFRLLLALVGAELRHTARRAATTALLFAIGLLLVGVSLLASLVGIYLLLAERYDPVTAALVIAAFTLLIGLIFLLAALLRTRRRPARGYGAFGAFGAMPPGAPPAAGNPAAVPPGAAPGAAPAPSASSVIAIAAGAALLGLILGRRV; via the coding sequence ATGTTCCGTCTCCTGCTGGCACTTGTCGGCGCCGAGCTGCGTCACACCGCGCGCCGGGCCGCGACCACGGCGCTGCTGTTCGCCATCGGCCTACTGCTGGTCGGCGTGTCGCTGCTCGCCAGCCTCGTCGGCATCTATCTGCTGCTGGCGGAGCGCTACGACCCGGTGACGGCCGCCCTCGTGATCGCCGCCTTCACCCTGCTGATCGGCCTGATCTTCCTGCTGGCGGCGCTGCTGCGCACCCGCCGGCGGCCAGCGCGCGGCTATGGCGCGTTCGGCGCGTTCGGGGCGATGCCGCCCGGGGCGCCGCCGGCGGCGGGCAACCCGGCAGCGGTGCCTCCGGGAGCCGCGCCCGGCGCCGCGCCGGCTCCCAGTGCCTCGAGCGTGATCGCGATCGCGGCGGGTGCGGCGCTTCTCGGCCTTATTCTTGGCCGACGCGTCTGA
- a CDS encoding tetratricopeptide repeat protein yields the protein MTFRRLSLRPGAAILATLAALGSASPVLADAPPAEFIARSAPAGNYLAARLAIAERDTGAAAAYYRELVRIFPRSGELLERAFLTLLAEGSIDEAVDLAQRIVRIDPEHTLARLVLGVKAIKSKQYVTARSNLRRSGQGAIAELNSTLLTAWSQFGSGNARAGVAAIDALQGPEWYAGFKDFHAGLILDAAGVKKEAGQRLEGALKIDPRTLRVVDGYARWASRNAGKDVAIETFEAFNRLVPNDPLVTRSIDQLKAGKTLPPLVTTPAAGAAEALYSIGAALGRQGGEDLALVYLQLGRWLDPSHALIDITLADLFESMKRHDDAIALYEQVPAGSPFKINADVQRALNLDAVGKFDEARATLEKVVADNPTDQRSIMALGDVLRSNEKFAEAALVYTKAIDQLQTPAASDWMLYYFRGTCYERTKQWDKSEADLEKALALKPDQPHVLNYLGYSWIDQGVNLDQGTDMIRKAVSLRPDDGFFIDSLGWAYYRTGHYDDAVRELERAVELKPNEAVINDHLGDAYWKVGRKLEARFKWSHARDLKPEPDELADIERKIAVGLDEAERVKAGKAEVQKTEAVTPAEPQKAAVDKTQDAAKQGNGG from the coding sequence TTGACGTTCCGACGCTTGTCGCTGCGGCCGGGAGCGGCCATTCTCGCAACGCTCGCCGCGCTGGGCTCGGCATCGCCTGTGCTGGCGGACGCGCCTCCGGCGGAGTTCATCGCCCGTTCCGCGCCGGCCGGCAATTATCTCGCCGCCCGCCTCGCCATCGCCGAGCGCGATACCGGCGCCGCCGCTGCCTATTACCGCGAGCTGGTGCGCATCTTCCCGCGCAGCGGCGAGCTGCTGGAGCGGGCCTTCCTGACCCTGCTGGCGGAAGGCTCCATCGACGAGGCCGTCGACCTCGCCCAGCGCATCGTCCGCATCGATCCCGAGCACACGCTGGCCCGGCTGGTGCTCGGCGTGAAGGCGATCAAGTCCAAGCAGTATGTCACCGCCCGCAGCAATCTGCGCCGATCCGGCCAGGGCGCCATTGCCGAGCTGAACTCGACGCTGCTCACCGCCTGGAGCCAGTTCGGCTCCGGCAATGCCCGCGCCGGCGTCGCCGCCATCGACGCGCTGCAGGGTCCGGAATGGTATGCCGGCTTCAAGGATTTCCACGCCGGCCTCATCCTCGACGCCGCCGGCGTGAAGAAGGAAGCTGGCCAGCGGCTGGAAGGCGCGCTCAAGATCGACCCGCGCACCCTGCGCGTGGTCGACGGCTATGCCCGCTGGGCCTCGCGCAACGCCGGCAAGGATGTCGCCATCGAGACCTTCGAGGCGTTCAACCGGCTGGTGCCCAACGATCCGCTGGTGACGCGCTCGATCGACCAGCTCAAGGCCGGCAAGACGCTGCCTCCGCTGGTGACGACGCCGGCCGCCGGCGCCGCCGAGGCGCTCTATTCCATCGGCGCCGCGCTCGGCCGCCAGGGCGGCGAGGATCTCGCCCTCGTCTATCTCCAGCTCGGCCGCTGGCTGGACCCCTCGCACGCGCTGATCGACATCACGCTGGCCGACCTGTTCGAATCGATGAAGCGGCACGACGACGCCATCGCGCTCTACGAGCAGGTGCCGGCCGGCTCGCCCTTCAAGATCAACGCCGATGTGCAGCGCGCGCTGAACCTCGACGCCGTCGGCAAGTTCGACGAGGCCCGGGCCACGCTGGAGAAGGTGGTCGCCGACAACCCGACGGACCAGCGCTCGATCATGGCGCTGGGCGACGTGCTGCGCTCGAACGAGAAATTCGCCGAGGCGGCGCTCGTCTACACCAAGGCGATCGACCAGCTGCAGACGCCGGCCGCCTCCGACTGGATGCTCTATTACTTCCGCGGCACCTGCTACGAGCGCACCAAGCAGTGGGACAAGTCGGAAGCCGATCTCGAAAAGGCGCTGGCGCTCAAGCCCGACCAGCCGCACGTGCTGAACTATCTCGGCTATAGCTGGATCGACCAGGGCGTGAATCTCGACCAGGGCACCGACATGATCCGCAAGGCGGTGTCGCTGCGCCCCGATGACGGCTTCTTCATCGACAGCCTCGGCTGGGCCTATTACCGCACCGGCCATTATGACGACGCCGTGCGCGAGCTTGAGCGCGCGGTCGAGCTCAAGCCTAACGAGGCAGTCATCAACGACCATCTCGGCGACGCCTACTGGAAGGTCGGACGCAAGCTCGAGGCCCGCTTCAAGTGGAGCCATGCGCGCGACCTGAAGCCCGAGCCGGACGAGCTCGCCGACATCGAACGCAAGATCGCCGTCGGTCTCGACGAGGCCGAGCGCGTGAAGGCTGGCAAGGCCGAGGTGCAGAAGACCGAGGCCGTGACGCCCGCCGAGCCGCAGAAGGCGGCGGTCGACAAGACGCAGGACGCCGCCAAGCAGGGCAATGGCGGCTAG
- a CDS encoding tRNA (guanosine(46)-N(7))-methyltransferase TrmB, translating into MSADDPHEPRDARDGRPHEDSARDPRGAAFYGRRKGKKLRVGQAAHLADDLPQLAIDPGTLDGRPLAKLFPHPVRAVRLEIGFGGGEHLVHEAARHPDIGYIGAEAFLNGIATATAAIAERHLSNVRIHGDDVVPLLDRLPEGGLDRIDLLYPDPWPKRRHWKRRFVQADNIDRFARLLAPGGRFRFATDIEHYAAWTLRLLLADPRFAWTAERADDWRLPWEGWPGTRYEAKAFREGRRPGYYEFRRL; encoded by the coding sequence ATGAGCGCCGACGATCCCCACGAGCCCCGCGACGCACGCGACGGCCGGCCCCATGAGGACAGCGCACGCGACCCGCGCGGCGCGGCCTTTTACGGGCGCCGCAAGGGCAAGAAGCTGCGTGTCGGACAGGCTGCCCATCTCGCCGACGACCTGCCCCAGCTCGCCATCGACCCCGGTACGCTCGACGGGCGCCCGCTCGCGAAGCTGTTCCCGCATCCGGTGCGGGCGGTGCGGCTGGAGATCGGCTTTGGCGGCGGCGAGCATCTGGTGCACGAGGCCGCCCGCCATCCCGATATCGGCTATATCGGCGCCGAAGCCTTCCTGAACGGCATCGCCACCGCCACCGCCGCGATCGCCGAGCGCCATCTCTCGAATGTGCGCATTCATGGCGACGACGTGGTGCCGCTGCTCGACCGCCTGCCCGAAGGCGGGCTCGACCGCATCGACCTGCTCTATCCCGATCCCTGGCCGAAGCGCCGGCACTGGAAGCGCCGCTTCGTGCAGGCCGACAATATCGACCGCTTCGCCCGCCTGCTGGCGCCGGGCGGGCGCTTCCGCTTCGCCACCGACATCGAGCACTATGCCGCCTGGACGCTGCGCCTGCTGCTCGCCGACCCGCGCTTCGCCTGGACCGCCGAGCGCGCCGACGACTGGCGGCTGCCCTGGGAGGGCTGGCCGGGCACACGCTACGAGGCGAAGGCGTTTCGCGAGGGCCGACGGCCGGGATATTACGAGTTCCGGCGGCTCTGA
- a CDS encoding Ohr family peroxiredoxin, which produces MTGTVLFTGTATAVGGRNGHSQTSDGSVSVDLGMPKNGVLESGKTTPEHLFATGYAACFGSAVEAVGHQKKLDVTGAAVTVAVSLVKGDDGFSLAAKLSLKAPALTPDQIKEVLEAAHHMCPYSKATRGNIPVELSVG; this is translated from the coding sequence ATGACCGGAACCGTGCTTTTCACCGGCACCGCCACCGCCGTCGGCGGCCGCAACGGCCACTCCCAGACCAGCGACGGCTCGGTATCCGTCGATCTCGGCATGCCCAAGAACGGTGTGCTGGAATCTGGCAAGACGACGCCCGAGCACCTTTTCGCCACCGGCTACGCCGCCTGCTTCGGCTCCGCCGTCGAGGCTGTCGGCCACCAGAAGAAGCTGGACGTGACCGGCGCCGCCGTCACCGTCGCGGTGTCGCTGGTCAAGGGCGACGACGGCTTCAGCCTGGCCGCGAAGCTCTCGCTCAAGGCGCCCGCCCTCACCCCCGACCAGATCAAGGAGGTGCTGGAGGCGGCGCATCACATGTGCCCCTATTCCAAGGCGACGCGCGGCAATATCCCGGTCGAACTCAGCGTGGGGTGA
- a CDS encoding helix-turn-helix domain-containing protein — MTTKSPNPIDKHVGSRVRMRRMMIGMSQEKLGENLGITFQQIQKYEKGTNRIGASRLQHISQVLAVPVSFFFEGAPNLSGVTGGFAEDASPAYVSDFLASSEGLALTRAFLKIADSKVRRRIVDLVEALAEETPAA, encoded by the coding sequence ATGACGACGAAGTCGCCCAATCCGATCGACAAGCATGTGGGCAGTCGGGTGCGGATGCGCCGCATGATGATTGGCATGAGCCAGGAAAAGCTCGGCGAGAACCTGGGAATCACCTTCCAGCAAATCCAGAAATACGAGAAGGGCACCAACCGGATAGGCGCCAGCCGCCTGCAGCACATCTCGCAGGTGCTCGCCGTGCCGGTGTCGTTCTTCTTCGAGGGCGCCCCCAATCTGAGCGGCGTCACCGGCGGCTTCGCGGAGGATGCCTCCCCCGCCTATGTCTCCGACTTTCTCGCCTCCTCCGAGGGCCTCGCCCTTACCCGCGCCTTCCTCAAGATCGCCGACAGCAAGGTGCGCCGCCGCATCGTCGATCTCGTCGAGGCGCTGGCCGAGGAGACCCCCGCCGCCTAG
- a CDS encoding DNA-3-methyladenine glycosylase I: MNTHRHEDGLTRCAWCGTDPLYVAYHDTEWGVPEYDDRALFEKLILDGFQAGLAWITILRKREGFRAAFDGFRPEIIARYGPEKVEALMQDAGIVRNRAKIESTVRSAQSWLDIQERGPGFSKLLWEINGPVQDNRRQPGDAPIVTSPAALAMSKELKKRGFNFVGPTIVYAFMQAVGMVDDHAVTCHRHGLPS, translated from the coding sequence GTGAACACGCATCGGCACGAGGACGGCCTCACGCGCTGCGCGTGGTGCGGCACCGATCCGCTCTACGTCGCCTATCACGACACCGAATGGGGCGTGCCGGAATATGACGACCGCGCACTGTTCGAGAAGCTGATCCTCGACGGCTTTCAGGCCGGCCTCGCCTGGATCACCATATTGCGCAAGCGCGAGGGGTTTCGCGCGGCGTTCGACGGCTTCCGCCCGGAGATCATCGCTCGTTACGGTCCCGAAAAGGTCGAGGCGCTGATGCAGGACGCCGGCATCGTGCGCAACCGCGCCAAGATCGAATCGACCGTGCGCTCGGCACAAAGCTGGCTCGACATACAGGAGCGCGGGCCCGGCTTCTCGAAGCTCCTGTGGGAGATCAACGGCCCGGTGCAGGACAATCGCCGCCAGCCGGGCGACGCGCCCATCGTCACCTCGCCGGCGGCGCTCGCCATGTCGAAGGAGTTGAAGAAGCGCGGCTTCAACTTCGTCGGGCCGACCATCGTCTACGCCTTCATGCAGGCGGTGGGCATGGTGGACGACCACGCCGTCACCTGCCACCGGCACGGCCTGCCCTCGTGA
- a CDS encoding tyrosine phosphatase family protein — protein sequence MIHVCPLSRLEETVTRTGAAHVLSVINLGTPVPVPASVARDNHLFVGFNDIVAPQEGLIHPAAEHVDAILGFARRWPREAPLVVHCYAGISRSTASAYIAACALSPERDEGELARALRAASPIATPNALLVALADAALGRRGRMVAAVAAIGRGREAMENEPFEIRLD from the coding sequence ATGATCCATGTCTGCCCGCTGTCCCGTCTCGAAGAGACCGTGACCCGCACCGGCGCCGCCCATGTGCTCAGCGTCATCAATCTCGGCACGCCGGTTCCAGTGCCGGCGAGCGTCGCCCGCGACAATCATCTCTTCGTCGGCTTCAACGACATCGTCGCCCCGCAGGAGGGGCTCATCCACCCGGCGGCCGAGCATGTCGACGCCATTCTCGGCTTCGCCCGCCGCTGGCCGCGCGAGGCGCCGCTGGTGGTGCACTGCTATGCCGGCATCAGCCGCTCGACGGCCTCGGCCTATATCGCCGCCTGCGCGCTCAGCCCGGAGCGCGACGAGGGCGAACTCGCGCGGGCACTGCGCGCCGCCTCGCCGATCGCCACCCCCAACGCGCTGCTGGTGGCGCTGGCCGATGCCGCGCTCGGCCGGCGCGGCCGCATGGTCGCCGCCGTCGCCGCCATCGGGCGCGGCCGCGAGGCGATGGAGAACGAGCCGTTCGAGATCCGGCTCGACTGA
- a CDS encoding folate-binding protein YgfZ has translation MPIAILKDRAVARIAGPDAVHFLDNLLTARTPAPGEARYAALLTPQGKIVADMIVLATEGGFRLDVPRRTAADLLKRLQLYRLRAKVEIGLLDDLAVAVAWGGASPLVDTLAYDDPRLPALGRRFLLPAAEAAQIAMVPEAQWQAHRVALGVPEGGADFLYGDAFPHEADMDQLGGIDFDKGCYVGQEIVSRMQHRGTARTRVIPFALCGPPPAEGTPITAGGKSIGRIGSGVDGRALALVRLDRLEEARAGGHVIEAEGAALVPERPGWARFPIPGTEDAA, from the coding sequence ATGCCGATCGCGATCCTCAAGGACCGTGCCGTCGCCCGTATCGCCGGGCCCGACGCCGTGCATTTCCTCGACAACCTGCTCACCGCCCGCACCCCCGCGCCGGGCGAGGCGCGCTACGCCGCCCTGCTGACCCCGCAGGGCAAGATCGTCGCCGACATGATCGTGCTGGCGACCGAGGGCGGTTTTCGCCTCGACGTGCCGCGCCGCACCGCCGCCGACCTGCTCAAGCGCCTGCAGCTCTACCGGCTGCGCGCTAAGGTCGAGATCGGCCTGCTCGACGACCTCGCGGTCGCGGTGGCCTGGGGCGGGGCGAGCCCTCTGGTCGACACCCTCGCCTATGACGATCCGCGCCTGCCCGCGCTCGGCCGCCGCTTCCTGCTGCCGGCCGCCGAGGCGGCGCAGATCGCCATGGTGCCTGAAGCACAGTGGCAGGCCCACCGCGTCGCCCTCGGCGTGCCGGAAGGGGGGGCGGATTTCCTCTATGGCGACGCCTTCCCGCATGAGGCGGACATGGACCAGCTCGGCGGCATCGACTTCGACAAGGGCTGCTATGTCGGCCAGGAAATCGTCAGCCGCATGCAGCATCGCGGCACGGCCCGCACACGGGTCATTCCCTTCGCCCTGTGCGGCCCGCCGCCGGCCGAGGGCACGCCGATCACCGCCGGTGGCAAGAGCATCGGGCGCATCGGCTCGGGCGTGGACGGGCGCGCCCTCGCCCTCGTGCGGCTCGACCGGCTGGAGGAGGCGCGCGCCGGCGGCCATGTGATCGAGGCCGAGGGCGCCGCGCTGGTGCCCGAGCGGCCCGGCTGGGCGCGCTTCCCGATTCCCGGAACGGAGGATGCGGCGTGA
- a CDS encoding L,D-transpeptidase: MLLDRRLFLLAAPLALAGCATTQSPRVSRVLPPSMDPQYLSMYAAITDEPYPVPAVDLAQIDPQFLRQEVAYQTRYQPGTIVVDPGARFAYLVLANGRALRYGVGVGKEEGYNFRGEGVIARKAVWPRWTPTPAMIAREPERYGPFAGGLVGGSTNPLGPRALYLYKDGQDTLYRLHGTTEPWTIGTQVSSGCVRFINQDIIDLYRRVPVGTRVVVLPTRAPATS; the protein is encoded by the coding sequence ATGCTGCTTGACCGTCGCCTGTTCCTGCTCGCCGCTCCCCTCGCCCTCGCCGGCTGCGCCACCACCCAGTCGCCCCGCGTCAGCCGGGTGCTGCCGCCGTCCATGGACCCGCAATATCTGAGCATGTATGCGGCGATCACCGACGAGCCGTACCCGGTGCCGGCGGTCGACCTCGCGCAGATCGACCCGCAGTTCCTGCGGCAGGAAGTGGCCTACCAGACCCGCTACCAGCCTGGCACCATCGTGGTCGATCCGGGCGCGCGCTTCGCCTATCTCGTGCTCGCCAACGGCCGGGCGCTGCGCTACGGCGTCGGGGTGGGCAAGGAAGAAGGCTACAATTTCCGTGGCGAGGGCGTCATCGCCCGCAAGGCGGTCTGGCCGCGCTGGACGCCAACGCCGGCGATGATCGCCCGCGAGCCGGAGCGCTACGGCCCCTTCGCCGGCGGGCTGGTCGGCGGATCGACCAACCCGCTCGGCCCCCGCGCGCTCTATCTCTACAAGGACGGGCAGGACACGCTCTACCGCCTGCACGGCACCACCGAACCGTGGACCATCGGCACCCAGGTGTCGTCCGGCTGCGTGCGCTTCATCAATCAGGACATCATCGACCTGTACCGCCGGGTGCCGGTCGGCACCCGCGTGGTCGTGCTACCGACCCGCGCGCCGGCGACGAGCTGA
- a CDS encoding YfbR-like 5'-deoxynucleotidase codes for MSAADRAGRAWQRMLSGRRLDLIHPSPLDIEIEDIAHGLARVARWNGQTHGEHIFSVAQHSVLVELIARRQAAARGMDLDRRWRLATLLHDAPEYVVGDMISPFKAVIGGDYKTVEARLLAAVSLRFGLPAHWPASLVQRVKAADRASAFLEATRLAGFGIAEARRFFGTPFPLDAATERDYLAPWSAEEAKTRFLARFRELDAEPAAPAGERDDDALAEPPGETR; via the coding sequence ATGAGCGCGGCCGACCGCGCCGGGCGGGCCTGGCAGCGCATGCTGTCCGGCCGGCGGCTCGACCTCATCCACCCCTCGCCGCTCGACATCGAGATCGAGGACATCGCGCACGGCCTCGCCCGCGTCGCCCGCTGGAACGGGCAGACCCATGGCGAGCATATCTTCTCGGTCGCCCAGCATTCGGTGCTGGTGGAGCTGATCGCCCGCCGGCAGGCAGCGGCGCGCGGCATGGATCTCGACCGGCGCTGGCGGCTCGCCACCCTGCTGCACGACGCGCCGGAATATGTGGTGGGCGACATGATCAGCCCGTTCAAGGCGGTCATCGGCGGCGACTACAAGACCGTGGAGGCACGGCTGCTGGCGGCGGTGAGCCTGCGCTTCGGCCTGCCGGCGCACTGGCCGGCCTCCCTCGTCCAGCGGGTCAAGGCGGCCGACCGCGCCAGCGCCTTCCTGGAGGCGACGCGGCTCGCCGGCTTCGGCATCGCCGAGGCGCGGCGCTTCTTCGGCACGCCCTTCCCGCTCGACGCGGCGACCGAGCGGGATTATCTGGCGCCGTGGAGCGCGGAGGAGGCCAAGACGCGCTTCCTCGCCCGTTTCCGCGAACTCGACGCCGAGCCGGCGGCGCCTGCGGGCGAGCGCGACGACGACGCCTTGGCCGAACCGCCGGGAGAAACGCGATGA
- a CDS encoding MFS transporter, translating to MSAASAPSRPSLAARAPLLVVLCGCLIAMLSFGPRASSGIFLLPMTAEFGWGRDTFGLAIAIQNLLWGVGTPFAGAIADRFGVTRVLCAGAVVYAAGLALMAYSSTPGLLHMSAGVLVGFGLSGCSFNIVLAAFGKMLPEKWRPLSFGAGTAAGSFGQFLFPPLAAGLNMTIGWQETLIVFGLAMLLIMPFSLALASSSAPARTQERQQTIGAALGEAFRHRSYVLLVLGFFTCGFQLAFVTTHLPAYLTDRGLSIAVGGWTLAAIGLANMVGSLGSGWLSSRMPRRYLLAGIYAARGVAIAVFVLLPASPAVSIGFGVVLGLLWLSTVPPTSGLVMLMFGTRYLAMLYGFAFFSHQVGGFLGVWLGGLFYERLGSYDFVWWLSVALSFASAAINLPIVERPVERAPVPQAA from the coding sequence ATGTCCGCCGCATCCGCTCCTTCCCGCCCCAGTCTGGCGGCCCGCGCACCCCTGCTGGTGGTGCTGTGCGGCTGCCTGATCGCCATGCTCAGCTTCGGGCCGCGCGCCTCCTCGGGCATCTTCCTGCTGCCGATGACCGCCGAGTTCGGCTGGGGCCGCGACACGTTCGGCCTCGCCATCGCCATCCAGAACCTGCTCTGGGGCGTCGGCACCCCCTTCGCCGGCGCCATCGCCGACCGCTTCGGCGTCACCCGCGTCCTGTGCGCGGGCGCGGTGGTCTATGCCGCCGGCCTCGCCCTGATGGCCTATTCGTCGACGCCGGGCCTGCTGCACATGTCGGCCGGCGTGCTGGTCGGCTTCGGCCTGTCGGGCTGCTCGTTCAACATCGTGCTGGCCGCCTTCGGCAAGATGCTGCCGGAGAAGTGGCGGCCGCTCTCCTTCGGCGCCGGCACCGCCGCCGGCTCCTTCGGCCAGTTCCTGTTCCCGCCGCTGGCGGCCGGACTCAACATGACCATTGGCTGGCAGGAGACGCTGATCGTCTTCGGGCTCGCCATGCTGCTGATCATGCCCTTCTCGCTGGCGCTGGCCAGCTCGTCCGCGCCGGCGCGGACGCAGGAGCGCCAGCAGACCATCGGCGCGGCGCTGGGCGAGGCGTTCCGCCACCGCTCCTATGTGCTGCTGGTGCTCGGCTTCTTCACCTGCGGCTTCCAGCTCGCCTTCGTCACCACCCACCTGCCGGCCTATCTGACCGATCGCGGCCTTTCCATCGCCGTCGGCGGCTGGACGCTGGCGGCCATCGGCCTCGCCAACATGGTCGGCTCGCTCGGCTCGGGCTGGCTGTCGAGCCGCATGCCGCGCCGCTACCTCCTGGCGGGGATCTATGCCGCGCGCGGCGTCGCCATCGCCGTGTTCGTGCTGCTGCCGGCCTCGCCGGCGGTCTCCATCGGCTTCGGCGTGGTGCTCGGCCTGCTGTGGCTGTCCACCGTGCCGCCGACATCGGGGCTGGTGATGCTGATGTTCGGCACGCGCTACCTCGCCATGCTGTACGGCTTCGCCTTCTTCAGCCACCAGGTCGGCGGCTTCCTCGGCGTCTGGCTCGGCGGCCTGTTCTACGAGCGGCTCGGCTCCTACGACTTCGTCTGGTGGCTCTCGGTCGCGCTCAGCTTCGCCTCGGCCGCGATCAACCTGCCCATCGTCGAGCGACCGGTGGAACGCGCGCCGGTGCCGCAGGCGGCGTGA
- a CDS encoding DoxX family protein: MIDSRSAPYGVFLLRVALGAMWISHALLKYVVFSIPGFAGYLGSLGLPEGLAWPIFLAELTGGVLILLGVYARHVALLLIPVMAAAMSVHIPNGWLFSVTGGGWEYPAFLIVASFALWLIGDGAFALRSRPLFFVGRPSVA; the protein is encoded by the coding sequence ATGATCGATTCCCGCTCCGCTCCCTACGGCGTCTTCCTCCTGCGCGTCGCGCTCGGCGCCATGTGGATTTCTCACGCGCTGCTGAAATATGTCGTCTTCAGCATTCCCGGCTTCGCCGGCTATCTCGGCAGCCTCGGCCTGCCGGAAGGCCTCGCCTGGCCGATCTTCCTGGCCGAACTGACCGGCGGCGTGCTGATCCTGCTCGGCGTCTATGCCCGCCATGTCGCCCTGCTGCTGATCCCGGTCATGGCGGCGGCGATGAGCGTGCACATCCCGAATGGCTGGCTGTTCTCGGTCACCGGCGGCGGCTGGGAATACCCCGCCTTCCTGATCGTCGCCTCCTTCGCGCTCTGGCTGATCGGCGACGGCGCCTTCGCGCTTCGCTCGCGCCCGCTGTTCTTCGTCGGCCGCCCCTCGGTCGCCTGA
- the metK gene encoding methionine adenosyltransferase: protein MSRQAYLFTSESVSEGHPDKVCDRISDEIVDAFFRLGPQHGWDPSNLRVAAETLATTNRVVIAGETRGPAQITKELITELARGAIKEIGYEQDGFHWEKAQVDVLLHAQSADIAQGVDSAGNKDEGAGDQGIMFGYACRETPELMPAPIYYAHKILKILADARHSGEAKVLGPDAKSQVTVRYEGGKPVEVTQVVLSTQHLDPDLSSSDVRAIVEPYIRQALPEGWITPATVWHVNPTGKFVIGGPDGDCGLTGRKIIVDTYGGAAPHGGGAFSGKDPTKVDRSAAYAARYLAKNVVAADLADRCTIQLAYAIGVSDPLAVYVDLYDTGKVEEAKLEAVLREVMNLRPRGIREHLDLNKPIYARSSAYGHFGRVPDADGGFSWERTDLVDALKSAF, encoded by the coding sequence GTGTCCCGCCAAGCCTATCTGTTCACCAGCGAATCCGTTTCCGAAGGCCACCCGGACAAGGTCTGCGACCGTATCTCGGACGAGATCGTGGATGCCTTCTTCCGCCTGGGCCCGCAGCATGGCTGGGATCCGTCCAACCTGCGCGTCGCGGCGGAGACGCTGGCCACCACCAACCGCGTGGTGATCGCCGGCGAGACGCGCGGCCCGGCGCAGATTACCAAGGAACTGATCACCGAGCTGGCCCGGGGCGCCATCAAGGAGATCGGCTACGAGCAGGACGGCTTCCACTGGGAGAAGGCGCAGGTCGACGTGCTGCTGCACGCGCAGTCGGCCGACATCGCCCAGGGCGTCGATTCCGCCGGCAACAAGGACGAGGGTGCCGGCGACCAGGGCATCATGTTCGGCTATGCCTGCCGCGAGACCCCGGAGCTGATGCCGGCTCCGATCTACTACGCGCACAAGATCCTCAAGATCCTCGCCGATGCCCGCCACTCCGGCGAGGCCAAGGTGCTCGGCCCGGACGCCAAGAGCCAGGTCACGGTGCGCTATGAGGGCGGCAAGCCGGTCGAGGTGACGCAGGTCGTGCTCTCGACCCAGCATCTCGACCCCGACCTCTCCTCCTCCGACGTGCGCGCCATCGTCGAGCCCTATATCCGGCAGGCGCTGCCGGAAGGCTGGATCACGCCGGCGACCGTCTGGCACGTGAACCCGACCGGCAAGTTCGTCATCGGCGGGCCGGACGGCGACTGCGGCCTCACCGGCCGCAAGATCATCGTCGACACCTATGGCGGCGCGGCCCCGCATGGCGGCGGCGCCTTCTCCGGCAAGGACCCGACCAAGGTCGACCGCTCGGCCGCCTATGCCGCGCGCTACCTCGCCAAGAACGTCGTGGCCGCCGATCTCGCCGACCGCTGCACCATCCAGCTCGCCTACGCCATCGGCGTGTCCGACCCGCTGGCGGTCTATGTCGACCTCTACGACACCGGCAAGGTCGAGGAAGCCAAGCTCGAAGCCGTGCTGCGCGAGGTGATGAACCTGCGCCCGCGCGGCATTCGCGAGCATCTCGACCTCAACAAGCCGATCTATGCGCGCTCCTCCGCCTATGGCCATTTCGGCCGCGTGCCGGATGCCGATGGTGGCTTCTCCTGGGAGCGCACCGACCTCGTGGACGCCCTCAAGTCGGCGTTCTGA